DNA from Methanomassiliicoccales archaeon:
ACAACGGCCTCACGTTGGCATCATTCGAGGCGACCACGGTGCAGAAGCTGAAGGAGAAGCTGCCTCCGGCCGCCAGCCTGTACAACCCCATCGACGTAGTGGGGGACGCCGACGACGTGAGGTACGATTACGCCATCCGCACGGTCATGGATGATCCGAACGTGGCCTGCGTCCTGGCGCTCCTGGCGCCCACGGACCTGGTGGACATCTCATCGGTGGCCAGGACGCTGACGGCCTTCGCCGGCTCCTCGCCCAAGCCCATCGTCACGGCCTTCGTCGGCGGCAAAGAGATGGCTGGCCCCATCGAGATGCTCAAGGCCGCCGGAATTCCCAATTACCCCTCTCCGGACCGGGGCATTCGGGCGCTCGCGGCCATGGTGGAGCACAAACGCAGCATGGAGAGGAAAGAGGTGCAGGTCATCAAACGCATGGAGGCGGACCGCGAGGCGGTGCAGGACGTGCTGAGGTCGGTCCGTTCCGAAGGACGCTTGGCGCTTAGCGAATCTGAAGGGAAGCGGATTCTGAAGGCCTACGGCATTTCCACGCCGCAAGAGGGCCTGGCCCACGACCTGCCTTCGGCGATCGAGCTGGCCAACAGCATCGGCTACCCGGTGGTAATAAAGGTCGAGTCGCCGGACATCGCGCACAAGACGGACGTGGGCGGAGTGGTACTTAACATCGACACGGACGAGGAGCTGACCCGCTCCTACGAGGTCATGCTCAGCAAGGTGCGGGAGAAGGTGCCGCGGGCCAAGGTCGACGGCGTATCCATCCAGAAGATGATGAGCGGACGCGAGGTCATCGTGGGCATGGTGCGCGACGATCAGTTCGGACCGGTGATAACCTTCGGGCTGGGCGGCATATTCGTGGAGATCATGAAGGACGTCACCCAGGGCATCGCTCCGCTGGACCGCGACGACGTGGAGCACATGATCCGTTCCATTAAAGCGTATCCGATACTCACCGGGGCCAGGGGCCGCCGTCCCGGGGACGTGCCCGCCCTGGTGGACGTCATCCTGAAGATATCCCAGATCTCCATGGAGTTCCCGGAGATAGAGGAGCTGGAGATCAACCCGGTCATGGTGGGGGACGAGGGCACTGGCGTCGTGGCGGTCGACGCTTTGGTCACGATAAAGGGGGAGCAGCAATGAAATCGATATACCTAGGTTCAGTGGTGGAGAAGTCGGGCAAGTCCATGGTCACTCTTGGTCTCGCCAAGAACCACCCAGGCAAAGTAGGCTTCTTCAAGCCATTCAAGGAACGCCTGACCAGGCACGGCGACCGGGTCATCGACCAGGACGCCTACCTCATGCGGCAGGTGTTGAAGCTGGAACGCCCGGAGGAAGTGCTATGCCCGTTCACCTACGATATCTTCCGCCCGACGCACATGGATGATATACTGGCCGCATACAACAAAGCCTCATGTGACTGCGACCTGCTGCTCATCGAGGGCACCAGGGAGGTCACCACCGGCTACCTCAACGACACCTCAGGCATGGCAATCGCCCAGGCCACTGGCTCTGATCTGGTGCTCATCTCCACGTCCGACCCAGCCGCCCTAGACAAGATATCCATGCTGTACAAGCTCATAACCAATTACAACGTCCACCTGAAAGGGGTCATACTCAACCAGACCGACGACCTGGCGGTGGCGAACTTCCTGGAGGGGAAGGGGATCAAGGTGCTCGGCTGCATTCCCCACATCCCGGAGATGACCTACTTCACCGTCAAAGAGGTGGTGGAGGCCATCTCCGCCGATGTGGTGGTGGGCGAGGACCATCTGGACCGTATCGTGGAGGGCGTGTTCATCGGGGCCATGACCATGGAGACGGCGCTGAAGTACATGCGCCGCCATCGCCGCAAGGCCATCATCACCGGCGGAGACCGTTCCGATATACAGTTGGCGGCACTGTCCACCGACACCTCCTGCCTGATCCTGACCGGAGGGCTATACCCGGCCAACCAGGTGGTGTCGAAGGCGTACGAGAAAGGGGTTCCCATACTGGTGACCAGGTACGACACGCTGTCCGCCTCCGACATGGTGGAGCACCTCATCGCCCGGATCGAGCCGGAAGACACGGAGAAGGTGCGCCTGGTGGAGAAGGCCATATTGGACAACGTGGACCTGGAAGAGGTGTACCGTTAGTCGGAGCGATAAGGTTTTTATCGCCGTCCTCCATGCGCCGTCCATGGTCAAAGAAGTCAGGGCAGCGCACATACTGGTCGAGAAGGAGGCCAAGGCGAAGGAGCTGTTGGAGAAGATCAAGGTGGGCGCCAAGTTCGAGGACCTGGCCAAGCAGTTCTCCATGTGTCCCTCCGGACGCAAGGGCGGGGACCTGGGCTGGTTCAAGAAGGGCATGATGGTCAAGGAGTTCGAGGACGCTGCCTTCAACCACGCCAAGGGAGAGATCGTCGGACCGGTCAAGACCGAGTTCGGCTATCACCTCATCCAGGTGCTGGACCAGAAGTAAAACTCAATCCTCCAGCACCACGGTGCTGGAGCCATCCTCTTTTTCCGTGACGCGCAGCACGGCGCTCACGTTGTCCTTGACGTCGTCGATATGGGTTATCAGCAGTATCTGGCGGAACTGTTTCTGCAGCTGCCCCAGCGTCTCCAAGATGTTGCGCTTGCGGTTCTGGTCCTGGGAACCGAAAATCTCGTCCAGCACTAGGAAGTTCATCTGGCTTCCCGACCGTTCCATGATCATGCGCGAGATCGCCAATCGCAGGCACAGGTTGGCCAGATCCGTTTCTCCTCCGGAGAAACGTTCCAATTTATACTCCTCCCCTTGGTCGTAAAGGAACATATGATATTCCTCGTCCAAGCGCATCCCGCCGTACTTACCTTCCGTCAGCTGCGAGAGCAGGTCGGAAGAGACCTCGGACAGCGTGGGCACGATGCGGGATATGACGTTCTCCTTGAATCCCTTCATCACCTGGCCCAGGCGGTTGAGCATCTCCTGCTCGGACATGAGCGCCTTGTGCTTCTCCCGGACCTCCTTGAGTTCCGCCTCCCTTTTCCGGAGGGATTCCATTTCCGAACTCAGACGCTTCTGCTCGCCCTCCGCGCGAATGATGTCCTGCACCAGCCCCTCCTCTACAGTACGGGCTTCCTCGTGCTGTTTCCGGTGGTCCTGAAGTAATCTGGGGTCGAAGTTCAGCTCCTTCCGGTCCCGGGAGACCAGGCGTGTCTCCTCTTCCTCCTTGACCAAGGCGGCGGACGTCTCTTCCCTTTCCTTATAGGCCAGTGGCAGGCGCTCCATCTTGGCCTGGGCCTTGCTCAACGCCAAGTGTGATGGCTCCAGCTCGACCACTTGACCACGCGTCCTCTCGTGCGCCGCTTGGTCGTACTCCACCGGTCCCGATGCTTTCAGTTCCTTTTCCAGCGCAGTTACCTTTTCCGATCCGGACTGTAGGGAGTTCAACGCTTTCCGGAGTCGCTCTTCCAGGGAGGCCTTCAGCTTGGACTGGGCGAGCAGCTCCCGGCGCCGGTCCTCCAGCACCTTCTTGCGCCTCTCGTTTCGTTCCCTTTGGTCCAGAAGCTCCCGTCCCACCTCCTCCTGCTGGGAAACGCCATCGGTCAAGGTCCTCTGCTCTTTCTCATACCTCTGGAGCAGTTCTGTGTACGCCTCTCCTAAGCGCCTGAGGCAGGTAGGGCAGTTGCTGTCCTCTCCCAGGGTCCTTATCTCCTCGGCCTTCTTCTTCGATTCCTCCAGAGACTGCCATAGCCGTTCCTTCTCCGCCACTGCCAGTCCCAGCTGGGAGGCAATGGAGGAGGCCAGGTCCCGGGTGCTTTCCAGGCTGGCCTCCACGGTGGCCAGGCTGCGCTCGACGTCCGGCATCTTGGCCAGTTCCTGCGCTGCCTGCTCCCTTTCCTTATCCAAGGCCTCCAGGTCCCGGCGCCGTACGTCCAGTTCCTCCTCCGTGCGCTTCTTCTTAAGATATTTCTCCCGCAGTGCGCCCAGCCTCTCCGCCTCCGCCCGGGCCCGCTGGAACTCCTCTTCCTCCCTTTCCAACTGAGGCAAGGAGGAATGCAGGCTTTCCAGCTCCCTCACTTCCTTATCCAATCGGGCCAGGGACTCCTGGCGACCCTGCAGGGAGACCTTGAGGCCGGTCAGCCGGCGTTCCAAGACCACGTCCTGGCGATACCTTTCCTCCTCCGTTTCCCAGGCGACCTTTGAGCTCCGCGTGACCTCGGCCGCCTGCGTCCGTTCAGCCGTCAGGCGTGACGCACCTTCTACGATCTTCCGGAGGGTTTCGATGCTCTGCCGTTCCTCTTCCTTCAATAGTGCTTCTTTGTCCCGCCCATCCTTGTCCTTCAACAGCCCCGACAGGTGGACGGCCTCGTTCTTGGCCGTCCTGGCATCACGGTCCACGTTCACGATGACCTTGTCCAGGTAGTCTACGCCCAGCATGCGTAGAACCAGGGTCTTGCGCTCCGCCGCCCCTATGTTCGCCAAGGCGTTCAGGTCCTTCTGCTTGGCGAAAACGGAGACGAAGAAGGCCTTGTGGTCCATTCCCAGGCGCGAAGTGACCAATTTCGTCACGTCGGTGTCACCGGTGGCGACGACATGACCGTTGACCTCGAGGGAGGCTTCTGCCTTCAGGCTCTTCCCGGTCATGCTGCGGACAAGTCTATAACCGTCCTCCCCCAGCTCGAACTCCAGGACCACGGAGCAATCATCTCCCGGGGGTGCCCCGGCGCTCTTGACCCCTTCTTTCCCGTCCCGAACCACCGACGATTCGTTCCCGAACAAGGCCCAGGTGACCGCCTCCAGCAGCGTGGTCTTCCCGGTCCCGTTTTGGCCCACGATGGCCACCACCCCGTCCGGGAACTCCACCTTGGCGTCACGGAACTTGCGGTAGTTGAGCAGCTCCATGTAACGCAGCCTCATTCGCCCTTCCCCCGGCGTATGTAGTCCAGACCTCTCGTTCTCAGCTGCTCTTTGTCCATTCTCTCGACCGATACCTGCATCAGGTAGGACTCGAACTCTTTGTCCATGGAGTCCAGGGAGGTCGAGCGCCACTGCACTGAATTGCTCTCCTGAACTATCTCGGTCTTTATCTCTAAGT
Protein-coding regions in this window:
- a CDS encoding acetate--CoA ligase family protein, whose protein sequence is MRELFEPASVAVIGASQEKNKVGHIILANIIESGFQGGLYPINPRYQEVLGLRCYPVITDVPDGVEMAVIVVPAKAVLQVMEDCGKKGVKAVIVISAGFKEVGREGAELEHRLGEVAKKYGMRVLGPNCLGLVNTHHHMNATFATEPPRQGNIAISSQSGAICVVMLDWAANINIGFSKFVSVGNKLDVDEGHLLEYLRDDSLTKVIGMYIEGTDRGREFLRQAEMTTRVKPVIALKAGRTSSGAKAASSHTGAMSGSDKVYDAAMKQSGVVRVKNIEEMFDLLQAFSTMPLPQGEGVAIVTNAGGLGVMAADACSDNGLTLASFEATTVQKLKEKLPPAASLYNPIDVVGDADDVRYDYAIRTVMDDPNVACVLALLAPTDLVDISSVARTLTAFAGSSPKPIVTAFVGGKEMAGPIEMLKAAGIPNYPSPDRGIRALAAMVEHKRSMERKEVQVIKRMEADREAVQDVLRSVRSEGRLALSESEGKRILKAYGISTPQEGLAHDLPSAIELANSIGYPVVIKVESPDIAHKTDVGGVVLNIDTDEELTRSYEVMLSKVREKVPRAKVDGVSIQKMMSGREVIVGMVRDDQFGPVITFGLGGIFVEIMKDVTQGIAPLDRDDVEHMIRSIKAYPILTGARGRRPGDVPALVDVILKISQISMEFPEIEELEINPVMVGDEGTGVVAVDALVTIKGEQQ
- a CDS encoding DRTGG domain-containing protein, translating into MKSIYLGSVVEKSGKSMVTLGLAKNHPGKVGFFKPFKERLTRHGDRVIDQDAYLMRQVLKLERPEEVLCPFTYDIFRPTHMDDILAAYNKASCDCDLLLIEGTREVTTGYLNDTSGMAIAQATGSDLVLISTSDPAALDKISMLYKLITNYNVHLKGVILNQTDDLAVANFLEGKGIKVLGCIPHIPEMTYFTVKEVVEAISADVVVGEDHLDRIVEGVFIGAMTMETALKYMRRHRRKAIITGGDRSDIQLAALSTDTSCLILTGGLYPANQVVSKAYEKGVPILVTRYDTLSASDMVEHLIARIEPEDTEKVRLVEKAILDNVDLEEVYR
- a CDS encoding peptidyl-prolyl cis-trans isomerase, which encodes MVKEVRAAHILVEKEAKAKELLEKIKVGAKFEDLAKQFSMCPSGRKGGDLGWFKKGMMVKEFEDAAFNHAKGEIVGPVKTEFGYHLIQVLDQK
- a CDS encoding SMC family ATPase → MRLRYMELLNYRKFRDAKVEFPDGVVAIVGQNGTGKTTLLEAVTWALFGNESSVVRDGKEGVKSAGAPPGDDCSVVLEFELGEDGYRLVRSMTGKSLKAEASLEVNGHVVATGDTDVTKLVTSRLGMDHKAFFVSVFAKQKDLNALANIGAAERKTLVLRMLGVDYLDKVIVNVDRDARTAKNEAVHLSGLLKDKDGRDKEALLKEEERQSIETLRKIVEGASRLTAERTQAAEVTRSSKVAWETEEERYRQDVVLERRLTGLKVSLQGRQESLARLDKEVRELESLHSSLPQLEREEEEFQRARAEAERLGALREKYLKKKRTEEELDVRRRDLEALDKEREQAAQELAKMPDVERSLATVEASLESTRDLASSIASQLGLAVAEKERLWQSLEESKKKAEEIRTLGEDSNCPTCLRRLGEAYTELLQRYEKEQRTLTDGVSQQEEVGRELLDQRERNERRKKVLEDRRRELLAQSKLKASLEERLRKALNSLQSGSEKVTALEKELKASGPVEYDQAAHERTRGQVVELEPSHLALSKAQAKMERLPLAYKEREETSAALVKEEEETRLVSRDRKELNFDPRLLQDHRKQHEEARTVEEGLVQDIIRAEGEQKRLSSEMESLRKREAELKEVREKHKALMSEQEMLNRLGQVMKGFKENVISRIVPTLSEVSSDLLSQLTEGKYGGMRLDEEYHMFLYDQGEEYKLERFSGGETDLANLCLRLAISRMIMERSGSQMNFLVLDEIFGSQDQNRKRNILETLGQLQKQFRQILLITHIDDVKDNVSAVLRVTEKEDGSSTVVLED